From Ananas comosus cultivar F153 linkage group 8, ASM154086v1, whole genome shotgun sequence, one genomic window encodes:
- the LOC109714515 gene encoding uncharacterized protein LOC109714515, translating into MEVFGKSMIAEPSNVIFLSSILNTEGPIPCHKCDVRCQNEHIFGNMYRCKLTGITHICDKNCNQRILYDNHNSLCRVSGQVFPLSPAEAQVVRGVRRRLEVENSEGCAFKRKRDAQMHPSPFERSFSAVSPMLGQIGDGMDMI; encoded by the coding sequence ATGGAGGTATTTGGCAAATCTATGATTGCCGAGCCAAGCAATGTGATTTTCTTGTCCAGTATTCTTAACACAGAAGGGCCGATCCCTTGTCACAAGTGTGATGTGAGATGCCAGAACGAACACATATTTGGGAACATGTACCGTTGCAAACTAACTGGAATCACACATATCTGCGATAAGAACTGTAACCAGAGAATTCTGTACGATAACCATAACTCTCTTTGCAGAGTGAGTGGACAGGTTTTTCCTCTTTCACCGGCAGAGGCGCAGGTGGTGAGAGGAGTTAGGAGGAGGCTCGAAGTTGAGAACTCCGAGGGATGTGCTTTTAAGCGCAAGCGTGATGCCCAAATGCACCCTTCTCCGTTTGAGAGGTCCTTTAGTGCGGTCTCTCCAATGTTGGGTCAAATTGGAGACGGCATGGACATGATTTAG